The Terracoccus luteus genome includes a region encoding these proteins:
- a CDS encoding restriction endonuclease subunit S, which produces MKSVTLGELATFTNGGTPARNTPAFFDGDIPWITGADIDLQGRTSARSFITSEAVRKSATNLVPAGTVLLVTRTSIGKVGVSREPLCFSQDITAIQPDKARLDRDYLVHFLRANEHHFASRARGATIKGVTREAVTSLEVPLPPVGEQRRIGAILDEADALRAKRREALALLDDLTESIFIQAVTSPAADAWPVVTVADVAGQEKGSIRTGPFGSQLLHSEFVEEGVAVLGIDNAVNNEFRWADRRFITTEKYRSLRRYTVHPGDVLVTIMGTCGRCAVVPEDVPLAINTKHLCCISVDRARCLPEFLHASFLWQPVSRSALARATKGAIMDGLNMGLIKAMPLRLPPMDVQVELVQKIKSVGENRAVHTRSVTELNQLFISLQARAFAGRL; this is translated from the coding sequence GTGAAGTCGGTCACGCTCGGCGAGCTCGCGACGTTCACCAATGGCGGGACACCTGCGCGCAACACACCAGCGTTCTTCGACGGTGACATTCCGTGGATAACAGGCGCTGATATCGACCTGCAGGGCCGAACGTCGGCACGGTCATTCATCACGTCGGAGGCCGTGCGAAAGTCCGCCACAAACCTTGTGCCCGCCGGCACGGTCCTCCTTGTAACGCGAACGAGCATTGGCAAGGTTGGCGTCTCGCGTGAGCCACTCTGCTTCAGTCAGGACATCACAGCGATTCAGCCAGACAAAGCGAGGTTGGATCGCGACTACCTCGTGCACTTCCTGCGAGCGAACGAGCACCATTTCGCGTCGCGTGCTCGCGGAGCCACCATCAAGGGAGTTACGCGTGAAGCCGTGACTTCGCTCGAGGTGCCACTGCCACCGGTCGGGGAGCAGCGGAGGATCGGGGCGATCCTGGATGAGGCGGACGCGTTGCGCGCCAAGCGCCGCGAAGCCCTCGCCCTCCTCGACGACCTCACCGAGTCCATCTTTATCCAGGCCGTGACGTCGCCTGCGGCGGACGCCTGGCCGGTCGTGACTGTTGCGGACGTCGCCGGCCAGGAAAAGGGTTCCATACGAACCGGCCCGTTCGGCAGTCAGCTGCTCCATAGCGAGTTCGTCGAAGAAGGCGTAGCAGTGCTCGGCATCGACAATGCTGTCAACAACGAGTTCCGCTGGGCAGATCGGCGATTCATCACGACAGAAAAGTATCGCTCCCTCCGTCGTTACACCGTCCACCCTGGAGACGTGCTCGTGACGATCATGGGAACGTGCGGTCGATGTGCCGTCGTGCCGGAAGACGTCCCGCTCGCCATCAACACCAAGCACCTATGCTGCATATCGGTGGATCGTGCGAGGTGCCTACCTGAGTTTCTCCACGCCAGCTTCCTCTGGCAACCAGTGTCCCGCTCTGCCCTAGCACGCGCTACCAAGGGCGCCATCATGGATGGCCTGAACATGGGACTGATCAAGGCCATGCCGCTGCGACTTCCTCCCATGGATGTGCAGGTTGAGCTGGTTCAGAAGATCAAGTCCGTCGGGGAGAATCGCGCAGTACACACGCGGTCTGTCACGGAGCTGAATCAACTCTTCATCTCACTGCAGGCGCGGGCGTTTGCGGGGCGGTTGTGA
- a CDS encoding DUF429 domain-containing protein encodes MLHVGIDLAWNTNARTGLAIVDSGGALVESAGVRTDDEIDAWLAPHAGSLVNVAIDAPLIVVDESGMRPVEKMLNQTYGRYDAGAYPARRSDPSMNPPRGGSLAARHGWNIDPAHGSSPTSPGCIEVYPHPAMVGLMSLGRTLKYKKKHAIGIRKPAFVELMERLEAIEPLRLSENPRWAELRAVVDGAYTMGAFNKIEDEVDAILCAHLAWLWHTDRSTLQVYGDVGTGYIVAPPPPNHPPSPRTSVSNPAQPHTAASLPSMTFTVDGVPATFATGGERPWRQAVKAAASTAMGTKPALTGRFAVEIDFVLPAPTIKGQGWDLDNLIKPTIDALGPVIGIRPGNWTSEQADDERVDRLVASKRTVTEGEKPLATITVSVVRDID; translated from the coding sequence ATGCTTCACGTCGGGATCGATCTGGCATGGAACACAAACGCCCGAACCGGGCTTGCTATTGTCGACAGCGGGGGTGCACTTGTTGAGTCGGCGGGCGTTCGCACCGATGACGAGATCGACGCGTGGCTGGCTCCCCACGCCGGTTCCCTGGTCAACGTTGCGATTGACGCGCCCCTGATCGTCGTCGACGAGAGCGGGATGCGCCCGGTTGAAAAGATGCTCAATCAGACATACGGCAGGTACGACGCAGGCGCCTACCCAGCGCGCCGGTCTGATCCGTCCATGAATCCTCCAAGGGGCGGCAGTCTGGCCGCGCGCCATGGTTGGAACATCGATCCAGCCCATGGCTCTTCGCCGACGAGTCCGGGCTGCATCGAGGTCTATCCCCATCCCGCCATGGTGGGTCTCATGTCTCTCGGCAGGACTCTCAAGTACAAGAAGAAGCACGCCATCGGAATACGCAAACCGGCGTTTGTCGAGCTGATGGAGCGTCTAGAGGCGATCGAGCCGCTTCGCTTATCGGAGAACCCCCGCTGGGCCGAACTGCGCGCCGTCGTGGATGGTGCGTACACGATGGGAGCCTTCAACAAGATCGAGGACGAGGTCGACGCCATACTCTGCGCGCACCTCGCTTGGCTCTGGCACACGGATCGTTCCACGCTCCAGGTCTACGGAGATGTCGGGACCGGGTATATCGTCGCGCCGCCGCCGCCGAATCACCCGCCTAGTCCGCGCACCTCCGTGTCGAACCCAGCCCAGCCGCATACGGCTGCGTCGTTGCCGTCGATGACATTTACCGTCGACGGAGTGCCGGCCACGTTCGCAACGGGCGGCGAGCGGCCGTGGCGCCAGGCAGTCAAGGCCGCGGCAAGCACAGCCATGGGGACGAAGCCCGCGCTCACCGGACGGTTCGCGGTCGAGATCGACTTCGTGCTGCCGGCACCAACGATCAAGGGTCAGGGCTGGGACCTCGACAACCTCATTAAGCCGACGATCGACGCGCTCGGCCCGGTCATCGGGATTCGTCCGGGCAACTGGACTAGCGAACAGGCCGATGACGAGCGAGTGGACCGCCTCGTGGCGTCGAAGCGGACCGTCACAGAAGGCGAAAAGCCATTGGCGACAATCACTGTCAGTGTCGTGCGCGACATTGATTAG
- a CDS encoding DEAD/DEAH box helicase family protein, whose product MSTNFDFIGTEWPEIHADCVRAEGYGRTDPRSSVFYARRVVEQIVRHIYVVEKLPEPYKADLAARISDAGFKKIVGPQFGSKADLIRRVGNTGVHETKVISEMTALNLLRELHHVVVWSAFRYSTAPDRVPTSAAYDPSLIPAPQAAGAEAPLSTAELNALLTKFAEKDAAIEAERGSNASLQAQIVELRAQIAAAQAAKVHTVDDHNYDEAATRQRLIDLYLGEAGWALDQKRDREYPLTGMPTPGGTGFADYVLWGGDGLPLAVVEAKRSSKDATVGQHQARAYADALEQMTGQRPVIFYSNGYEHWLWDDAAGYPPRQVSGFFTKGDLELMVQRRQSRLPLAGAPIDKEIVGRHYQLRAIRAVDAALEKNEREALLVMATGSGKSRTVIALVDQLMKANWVKKVLFLADRTALVKQAANAFKTHLDHVATVNLLDDKVSEARVYVSTYPTLMGLIDEAHEGVRKFGPGYFDLIVIDEAHRSVYQKYRHIFDYFDAMLVGLTATPKDEIDHNTYSLFGLEDGVPTDAYSLDEAVAEGYLVPPVGVSVPLKFMDRGIRYDDLPEDEKDQWDSLEWSEEGEIPDYVDPEKLNRFLFNADTVDKVLETLMKKGHKIAGGDRIGKTIIFAKNQRHAQFIQQRFDKAYPWLEGTHAQVITSSVEGNDRLIEKFATPDAEPHIAISVDMLDTGIDVPEVLNLVFFKLVRAKSKFWQMIGRGTRLCPDLYGPGEDKTNFYVFDFCQNLEFFSQPEAGSEGSMQKSLSQRLFEARVALLLGLEGHPAAYDGAGDGTESVGGLRADTAAYLREVVEAMNVDNFIVRPQRQWVERYSTPASWKRLTPQAAGDAAMHLAGLPSAVTDGDETAKRFDLIMLRTQLAQLDDDLFTAERLRRTVQDIAGSLLSQTSIPAVAAQTELLENLSTDEWWVDVTLPMLELARRRMRGLVAFLPKAQKKTVYTDFKDELGEQSIVELPGVSVGTDWERFKAKTRAYLKDHEDNVALQRLRRNRQLTSSDLSALEQVLVEAGAAQPDIDKATEESLGLGLFIRSLVGLDREAASEAFSAYLEDGKYTVDQIRFVNLIVEDLTANGHMAAARLFESPYTDDAPQGPLSLFPERDVEGLVTILNTVRSNAAPESSIA is encoded by the coding sequence ATGAGCACGAACTTCGACTTCATCGGCACCGAGTGGCCGGAGATCCACGCGGACTGCGTCCGGGCCGAGGGCTACGGCCGCACGGACCCACGCTCGAGCGTCTTCTACGCGCGCCGCGTCGTCGAGCAGATCGTCCGGCACATCTACGTCGTCGAGAAACTTCCCGAGCCATACAAGGCTGATCTTGCGGCGCGCATCTCGGACGCAGGCTTCAAGAAGATCGTCGGCCCGCAGTTCGGGAGCAAGGCGGACCTGATCCGGCGCGTCGGCAACACCGGCGTACACGAGACCAAGGTCATCTCCGAGATGACCGCCCTCAACTTGCTCCGCGAACTGCACCATGTCGTGGTCTGGAGCGCGTTCCGCTACTCGACCGCGCCGGACAGAGTGCCGACGTCCGCGGCATACGACCCGTCGCTTATCCCCGCCCCGCAGGCGGCGGGCGCCGAGGCACCGCTGTCGACCGCCGAGCTCAACGCACTACTCACCAAGTTCGCGGAGAAGGACGCCGCCATCGAGGCGGAGCGCGGGTCGAATGCGTCCCTTCAAGCCCAGATCGTGGAGCTGCGCGCTCAGATCGCCGCGGCCCAGGCCGCGAAGGTCCACACCGTCGACGACCACAACTACGACGAGGCGGCCACCCGTCAGCGTCTCATCGACCTCTACCTCGGCGAAGCCGGGTGGGCGCTGGACCAGAAGCGCGACCGCGAGTACCCGCTGACCGGGATGCCGACACCCGGCGGGACGGGTTTCGCCGACTATGTGCTGTGGGGTGGCGACGGGCTGCCGCTAGCGGTCGTTGAGGCCAAACGTTCATCGAAGGACGCGACGGTCGGCCAGCACCAGGCGCGCGCCTACGCGGACGCGCTCGAGCAGATGACCGGCCAGCGCCCCGTGATCTTCTACTCCAACGGCTACGAGCACTGGCTTTGGGATGATGCCGCGGGTTACCCGCCGCGGCAGGTCTCCGGCTTCTTCACCAAGGGCGACCTCGAGCTGATGGTCCAGCGACGTCAGTCGCGCCTGCCGCTCGCGGGAGCACCCATCGACAAGGAGATTGTCGGACGTCACTACCAGCTGCGCGCGATACGAGCTGTCGACGCGGCCCTCGAAAAGAATGAGCGTGAGGCGCTGCTCGTCATGGCGACCGGCTCCGGAAAATCCCGGACCGTCATCGCCCTCGTCGATCAACTCATGAAGGCCAACTGGGTCAAGAAGGTCCTCTTCCTAGCCGATCGGACGGCACTCGTGAAGCAGGCCGCCAACGCCTTCAAGACACACCTCGACCACGTCGCGACGGTCAACCTGCTCGACGACAAGGTCAGCGAGGCCCGCGTCTACGTCTCGACATACCCGACGCTGATGGGCCTGATCGACGAGGCCCACGAGGGCGTGCGGAAGTTCGGCCCCGGATACTTCGACCTCATCGTCATCGACGAGGCGCACCGCTCGGTGTACCAGAAGTACCGGCACATCTTCGACTACTTCGACGCGATGCTCGTCGGGCTGACGGCGACCCCGAAGGACGAGATCGACCACAACACGTACTCGCTCTTTGGGCTCGAGGACGGGGTGCCGACGGACGCGTATTCGCTCGACGAGGCCGTGGCCGAGGGGTATCTCGTGCCGCCGGTCGGGGTGTCCGTGCCGCTCAAGTTCATGGATCGAGGCATCAGGTACGACGATCTCCCTGAGGACGAGAAGGACCAGTGGGACTCTCTCGAATGGTCTGAAGAGGGGGAGATCCCCGACTACGTCGACCCGGAGAAGCTCAACCGATTCCTCTTCAACGCCGACACCGTCGACAAGGTGCTGGAAACTCTCATGAAGAAGGGGCACAAGATCGCTGGAGGCGACCGGATCGGCAAGACGATCATATTCGCCAAGAACCAGCGGCACGCCCAGTTCATCCAGCAGCGCTTCGACAAGGCTTACCCGTGGCTCGAGGGCACCCACGCACAGGTCATCACCAGCTCGGTCGAGGGAAACGACCGCCTCATTGAGAAGTTCGCGACGCCCGACGCCGAGCCGCACATCGCCATTTCCGTCGACATGCTCGACACCGGCATTGACGTGCCCGAGGTTCTCAACCTCGTCTTCTTCAAGCTCGTGCGGGCGAAGTCAAAGTTCTGGCAGATGATCGGCCGCGGCACTCGGCTGTGCCCTGACCTCTACGGGCCCGGCGAGGACAAGACCAACTTCTACGTTTTCGACTTCTGCCAGAACCTCGAGTTCTTCAGCCAGCCGGAAGCCGGGTCCGAGGGCTCGATGCAGAAGTCGCTCTCGCAGCGGCTCTTCGAGGCCCGTGTCGCCCTCCTGCTCGGGCTCGAAGGCCACCCGGCGGCATACGACGGCGCTGGTGACGGCACCGAGTCCGTCGGAGGCCTGCGAGCAGACACCGCCGCCTACCTGCGCGAGGTCGTCGAAGCCATGAACGTCGACAACTTCATCGTCCGACCCCAGCGCCAGTGGGTGGAGCGGTACAGCACACCCGCCTCATGGAAGAGGCTGACTCCTCAAGCGGCCGGCGACGCGGCCATGCACCTGGCCGGGCTGCCGTCTGCGGTCACGGACGGCGACGAAACGGCCAAGCGCTTCGACCTCATCATGCTTAGGACCCAGCTCGCTCAGCTCGACGACGACCTCTTCACGGCCGAGCGACTGCGCCGAACGGTTCAGGACATCGCCGGCTCACTGCTGAGCCAGACCTCAATCCCAGCTGTGGCCGCGCAGACGGAGCTACTCGAGAACCTGTCCACCGACGAATGGTGGGTCGACGTCACCCTGCCCATGCTTGAGCTCGCCCGCCGGCGGATGCGTGGGCTCGTCGCCTTCCTCCCAAAGGCCCAGAAGAAGACGGTGTACACGGACTTCAAGGACGAACTCGGTGAGCAGTCCATAGTCGAACTGCCCGGCGTGAGTGTCGGTACCGACTGGGAGCGGTTCAAGGCAAAGACACGGGCGTACCTGAAGGACCACGAGGACAACGTCGCACTGCAGCGACTCCGCCGGAACCGGCAGCTCACCTCGTCGGACCTCTCGGCCCTGGAGCAAGTGCTCGTCGAAGCCGGTGCCGCCCAACCGGACATCGACAAGGCGACCGAAGAATCCCTCGGACTCGGACTCTTCATCCGCTCACTCGTAGGGCTCGATCGGGAAGCAGCCTCCGAAGCGTTCAGCGCCTACCTGGAGGATGGGAAGTACACCGTCGACCAGATCCGCTTCGTCAACCTGATCGTGGAAGACCTCACTGCGAACGGTCACATGGCAGCCGCGCGCCTCTTCGAGTCGCCGTACACGGACGACGCCCCGCAAGGGCCGCTCTCGCTGTTTCCCGAACGAGATGTGGAGGGCCTAGTCACGATCCTCAACACCGTTCGATCAAACGCCGCCCCAGAGAGCTCGATCGCCTGA
- a CDS encoding ImmA/IrrE family metallo-endopeptidase — translation MYADDWTLDLGLQVADEPPPLTTAQGAKRSVSGMVDECIESGAATSLDDLIRQVSNFRQYRLFNALLAVLQLPNPRLLLPAHEWASRWRRTIRPEQRPLVLLLPNGPVMFLYDVSQTEGNTDSRSLPAALQNPYAMKHVRDADYALSWLSKNAKHDGVRITEGRRGQSSAGHIKRSLSGQKMRVDSRDGQVVAEMVTVRFECMLNQSYSETERLATLAHELGHLYCGHLGSGADDWWPTRTELSHEQDEFEAETAAQLAFRRIAPAAKLPDHLDQYNIDENRIDADWGAITRAADRIIAMSQGSSPKRR, via the coding sequence ATGTACGCCGACGACTGGACCCTAGACCTGGGCCTGCAGGTTGCGGACGAACCGCCACCACTCACGACCGCACAAGGAGCCAAGCGATCGGTTTCCGGCATGGTTGATGAGTGCATCGAGTCAGGCGCGGCTACCAGTCTGGATGACCTCATCCGTCAGGTGTCGAACTTCCGCCAGTACCGTCTCTTCAACGCGCTCCTGGCCGTGCTCCAACTCCCGAACCCCCGCCTGCTCCTCCCCGCCCACGAGTGGGCCAGCCGATGGCGGAGGACAATCCGTCCTGAACAACGCCCGCTAGTGCTTCTGCTCCCCAACGGGCCCGTGATGTTCCTCTATGACGTGTCCCAGACGGAAGGCAACACAGACTCCCGGTCACTCCCTGCTGCCTTGCAGAACCCGTATGCCATGAAACACGTTCGGGACGCCGACTACGCACTCTCGTGGCTGAGCAAGAACGCCAAGCATGATGGAGTTCGGATCACCGAAGGACGACGCGGACAGTCGTCAGCTGGCCACATCAAGCGATCACTATCCGGCCAGAAGATGCGCGTGGACTCCCGCGACGGTCAGGTGGTCGCCGAGATGGTGACCGTGAGATTTGAGTGCATGCTCAACCAGTCGTACTCGGAGACGGAAAGGCTGGCAACACTCGCCCACGAACTTGGCCACCTGTACTGCGGACATCTGGGCAGCGGCGCGGACGACTGGTGGCCCACGCGCACCGAACTCAGCCATGAGCAAGACGAGTTCGAAGCCGAGACCGCAGCGCAGCTCGCTTTCAGGCGGATCGCGCCGGCTGCCAAACTCCCGGACCATCTGGATCAGTACAACATCGACGAGAATCGGATCGACGCAGACTGGGGTGCAATCACGCGCGCTGCGGATCGCATCATCGCCATGTCTCAAGGGTCGAGCCCGAAACGCCGCTGA
- a CDS encoding recombinase family protein, whose amino-acid sequence MARTRIARSRPLALAYVRVSTAEQATEGASVDAQRAALGAEALRRGWDCEVVADEGFSAKDLRRPGLASALERLDSGGADALLAVRLDRVSRSVADFAGLLARAKKRSWRIVLLSPNLDTEDPAGKFTAHVLAAAAEYERDLIGARTREGMAQRRAEGVHVGRPRSVPLNVVERIVLDRANGSTLKQIAQRLTDEGVPTARGGVCWSLSSVQGILNSTAGRRVAGPHA is encoded by the coding sequence ATGGCACGTACGCGCATCGCCCGATCTCGTCCTCTCGCCTTGGCCTACGTTCGTGTGTCGACGGCCGAGCAGGCCACCGAAGGCGCGAGTGTGGATGCCCAGCGGGCTGCCCTAGGTGCGGAGGCGTTGCGCCGGGGTTGGGACTGCGAGGTGGTCGCCGACGAGGGATTCAGTGCTAAGGACCTGAGGCGCCCTGGCCTTGCGTCCGCACTAGAACGACTGGACAGTGGGGGAGCGGATGCCCTCCTCGCGGTGCGTCTTGACCGTGTGTCCAGGTCCGTCGCCGACTTCGCGGGGCTGCTCGCACGCGCCAAGAAGCGGTCCTGGAGGATCGTTCTGCTGTCCCCGAACCTCGACACCGAGGATCCCGCCGGCAAGTTCACGGCGCATGTGCTTGCGGCCGCTGCCGAGTACGAGCGTGATCTCATTGGAGCAAGGACACGGGAGGGCATGGCTCAACGCCGTGCAGAAGGCGTTCATGTCGGCCGGCCAAGAAGCGTCCCGCTGAACGTCGTTGAGCGAATCGTGCTGGACAGGGCCAACGGCAGCACGTTGAAGCAGATCGCCCAGCGCCTCACGGATGAGGGCGTGCCCACGGCCCGCGGGGGAGTGTGCTGGTCGCTCTCCTCCGTGCAGGGGATATTGAATTCGACGGCCGGTCGTCGAGTCGCAGGACCGCACGCCTGA
- a CDS encoding helix-turn-helix transcriptional regulator encodes MSNEFSNTALKSTFNTPLLTTDEVAALCRTVPATVRYWRHVGTGPQGFKVGRRVLYASDDVSTWLEGRRVADGAVAR; translated from the coding sequence GTGAGCAACGAATTTTCGAACACTGCACTCAAGTCCACCTTCAACACTCCGCTCCTGACCACCGATGAGGTCGCCGCGCTCTGCCGCACCGTGCCTGCCACGGTTCGCTACTGGCGTCACGTCGGCACCGGCCCACAGGGCTTCAAGGTCGGGCGGCGTGTGCTGTATGCGTCGGATGACGTGAGCACCTGGCTTGAGGGCCGTCGCGTCGCTGACGGTGCTGTGGCTCGCTGA
- a CDS encoding tyrosine-type recombinase/integrase, with protein MASITKRPNGKWRARYRDESQHEHARHFERKVDAQRWLDSVTASIVRGEYVDPRAGAISFMTFYDSWAERQVWATGTRRPMDLAAGSFPDVRLSSLRRSHFEGWVKAMTERDLAPGTIKTRAQNVRSVLRAAVADQVIPRDPSIGVTLPRTRRKEASMSIPSTEVVGRLLERSEHSAFIAVCAFAGLRLGEAAALRPTDIDAERGVLSVTRQVQRERGGSVEIKSPKAGSERVVFIPDSLTSMLLQLVDAKGRTEWLFADDGENPPHQNTVGHWWRTACKRAGVSYRLHDLRHFYASGLIAAGCDVVTVQRALGHSKATTTLDRYSHLWPTAEDRTRKAAAELLADSLRTTRKLHAV; from the coding sequence ATGGCCAGCATCACGAAGCGCCCCAACGGCAAGTGGCGGGCTCGGTACCGAGACGAGAGCCAGCACGAGCACGCTCGCCACTTCGAGCGAAAAGTCGATGCCCAGCGATGGCTCGACTCCGTGACAGCCTCCATCGTGCGAGGTGAGTACGTCGACCCTCGGGCGGGAGCGATCAGCTTCATGACGTTCTACGACTCGTGGGCAGAGCGTCAGGTGTGGGCTACTGGAACTAGAAGACCCATGGACTTGGCCGCAGGGTCCTTCCCAGACGTGCGGCTGAGCTCCTTGCGCCGGTCCCACTTCGAGGGGTGGGTCAAGGCAATGACCGAACGAGACCTGGCCCCCGGAACCATCAAGACCCGAGCCCAGAATGTACGTTCCGTGCTTCGCGCTGCCGTCGCGGACCAGGTGATCCCTCGTGACCCCAGCATCGGCGTCACGCTCCCCCGCACTCGCCGCAAGGAAGCGAGCATGTCCATCCCCTCGACCGAAGTCGTGGGGCGCTTGTTGGAGCGATCCGAGCACTCTGCCTTCATCGCCGTTTGCGCCTTCGCGGGGCTTCGCCTTGGCGAGGCGGCAGCTCTGAGGCCGACCGACATCGACGCAGAGAGGGGCGTCCTCTCGGTCACTCGACAGGTTCAGCGGGAGCGCGGTGGGTCCGTCGAGATCAAGTCACCAAAGGCTGGCTCGGAGAGAGTTGTGTTCATCCCTGACAGCCTGACTTCGATGCTGCTTCAACTCGTGGACGCGAAAGGTCGTACGGAGTGGCTGTTCGCCGACGACGGCGAGAACCCGCCCCACCAGAACACTGTCGGTCACTGGTGGCGGACGGCGTGCAAGCGTGCTGGCGTCTCCTACCGACTCCACGACCTCAGGCACTTCTACGCAAGCGGACTCATCGCCGCCGGCTGTGACGTCGTCACGGTGCAACGGGCGCTCGGACACTCCAAGGCAACGACCACGCTCGACCGCTACTCGCACCTCTGGCCCACCGCCGAGGACCGAACCCGCAAGGCGGCGGCTGAGCTCCTTGCGGACTCGTTGCGGACCACGAGGAAGCTACACGCCGTCTGA
- the ychF gene encoding redox-regulated ATPase YchF: MALTIGIVGLPNVGKSTLFNALTKNNVLAANYPFATIEPNVGVVPLPDSRLGELASIFNSEKILPATVSFVDIAGIVRGASEGEGLGNKFLANIREADAICQVVRAFEDGDVVHVDGKVSPASDIETIHTELILADLQTLEKAVPRIEKEARINKDRKATLENALAAQKVLEEGHTLYGHGAAAGVDLTEAKSLGLLTTKPFIYVFNLDEDQLADAALHESLRELVAPADAVFLNAKLEMDLMEMEPDEALEMLQSFGAEESGLDQLARQGFHTLGLQTYLTAGPKESRAWTIGKGWTAPQAAGVIHTDFQRGFIKAEVVSFDDLVAAGSMNAAKSAGKVRIEGKDYVMADGDVVEFRFNV, translated from the coding sequence GTGGCACTCACCATCGGAATCGTCGGTCTCCCCAACGTCGGCAAGTCGACCCTGTTCAACGCGCTGACGAAGAACAACGTGCTCGCCGCGAACTACCCGTTCGCGACGATCGAGCCGAACGTCGGGGTCGTGCCGCTGCCCGACTCGAGGCTCGGTGAGCTGGCCTCGATCTTCAACAGCGAGAAGATCCTCCCCGCGACGGTGAGCTTCGTCGACATCGCCGGCATCGTACGCGGCGCGAGCGAGGGGGAGGGGCTGGGCAACAAGTTCCTCGCCAACATCCGCGAGGCCGACGCGATCTGCCAGGTCGTGCGCGCGTTCGAAGACGGCGACGTCGTGCACGTCGACGGCAAGGTCAGCCCGGCCAGCGACATCGAGACCATCCACACCGAGCTGATCCTCGCCGACCTGCAGACCCTCGAGAAGGCCGTGCCGCGCATCGAGAAGGAGGCGCGGATCAACAAGGACCGCAAGGCCACCCTCGAGAACGCGCTCGCCGCGCAGAAGGTGCTCGAGGAGGGTCACACGCTCTACGGCCACGGCGCCGCTGCGGGGGTCGACCTCACCGAGGCCAAGTCGCTCGGGCTGCTGACGACCAAGCCATTCATCTACGTGTTCAACCTTGACGAGGACCAGCTCGCGGATGCCGCGTTGCACGAGTCACTGCGCGAGCTTGTCGCGCCCGCCGACGCGGTGTTCCTCAACGCGAAGCTCGAGATGGACCTCATGGAGATGGAGCCCGACGAGGCGCTCGAGATGCTGCAGAGCTTCGGCGCCGAGGAGTCCGGGCTCGACCAGCTGGCCCGGCAGGGGTTCCACACCCTCGGGCTGCAGACGTACCTGACGGCCGGCCCGAAGGAGTCGCGCGCCTGGACCATCGGCAAGGGTTGGACCGCCCCGCAGGCGGCCGGCGTCATCCACACCGACTTCCAACGCGGCTTCATCAAGGCCGAGGTCGTCAGCTTCGACGACCTCGTCGCCGCCGGGTCGATGAACGCGGCCAAGTCGGCCGGCAAGGTGCGCATCGAGGGCAAGGACTACGTCATGGCCGACGGCGACGTCGTGGAGTTCCGCTTCAACGTCTAG
- a CDS encoding thioesterase family protein encodes MSEYDDAVTVRRGTEPGRHHGRFSDDWVIGNAVNGGLVMASALTALGHRLRHDTDEHTDHLDPVAISAYFLTAARPGPFTTASEVVRRGRTLSTGQVSVHQPGADGVVVERMRALASFGDLEGAELEREAAAPEMPPPERCLSAQDAPPSFLAQMRFLDRLDLRLDPATAGWAAGRPSGRGSIRGWLRMRDDSEPDPTMLVLALDALPPVAFDLGFQGWTPTLEFTGHVRRRPAPGWLQVALTSQNVGGGLMEEDATVWDATGRLVAQSRQLCGYRDRPSR; translated from the coding sequence GTGAGCGAGTACGACGACGCGGTGACGGTCCGGCGCGGCACCGAGCCCGGGCGGCACCACGGGCGCTTCAGCGACGACTGGGTCATCGGCAACGCCGTCAACGGCGGCCTCGTGATGGCCTCTGCCCTCACCGCCCTGGGTCACCGGCTGCGGCACGACACCGACGAGCACACCGATCACCTCGACCCGGTCGCGATCTCCGCGTACTTCCTCACCGCGGCCCGCCCCGGGCCGTTCACGACCGCCAGCGAGGTGGTCCGGCGCGGGCGCACCCTCTCGACCGGCCAGGTGTCGGTGCACCAGCCCGGTGCCGACGGTGTCGTCGTCGAACGGATGCGCGCCCTCGCCTCGTTCGGCGACCTCGAGGGGGCCGAGCTCGAGCGCGAGGCCGCAGCGCCCGAGATGCCCCCGCCCGAGCGATGCCTCTCGGCGCAGGACGCCCCACCGTCGTTCCTCGCGCAGATGCGCTTCCTCGACCGGCTCGACCTGCGCCTCGACCCCGCCACGGCGGGGTGGGCGGCCGGCCGGCCGTCGGGGCGGGGCTCGATCCGGGGCTGGCTGCGGATGCGCGACGACAGCGAGCCCGACCCGACCATGCTCGTGCTGGCCCTCGACGCGCTTCCGCCCGTCGCCTTCGACCTCGGCTTCCAGGGCTGGACCCCGACGCTCGAGTTCACCGGTCACGTGCGCCGTCGTCCGGCCCCCGGCTGGCTGCAGGTGGCGCTGACCAGCCAGAACGTCGGCGGCGGGCTCATGGAGGAGGACGCGACGGTCTGGGACGCGACGGGCCGCCTCGTGGCCCAGTCGCGCCAGCTCTGCGGCTACCGCGACCGCCCTTCCCGCTGA